One segment of Rickettsiella grylli DNA contains the following:
- a CDS encoding glycine zipper 2TM domain-containing protein — MKKSCIHYLYVICTLSLLTGCTTSLSPDVYTTRSAGHIHRIEKGVITNRRIVNVTGNNDDLGIGAITGGALGAIAGSQIGGGNGSLAAGIGGALLGGLGGNQVQQRLSTQTAMEYIIKLKNNSLISIVQAPDSSFHCGQHVLVQYNAGGRPRLIADPDYAAR; from the coding sequence ATGAAGAAGTCCTGTATCCATTATCTATACGTTATATGCACATTATCGCTCTTAACAGGGTGCACAACTTCATTATCACCCGATGTGTATACAACCCGTAGTGCGGGGCACATTCATCGTATTGAAAAAGGTGTAATAACAAACCGTCGAATTGTAAACGTAACGGGAAATAATGATGATCTCGGTATCGGCGCCATAACCGGTGGAGCACTCGGTGCGATTGCAGGATCCCAAATAGGCGGTGGCAACGGGAGTTTAGCGGCAGGTATTGGTGGCGCCTTGTTAGGGGGGCTTGGAGGGAACCAAGTCCAGCAGCGTCTTTCAACGCAAACCGCCATGGAATACATCATTAAACTTAAAAATAATTCACTCATTTCCATCGTACAAGCACCGGACTCTTCGTTCCATTGTGGTCAACACGTGTTAGTACAATATAATGCGGGAGGACGTCCACGCCTCATCGCTGACCCCGATTACGCTGCACGCTAA
- a CDS encoding acyl-CoA thioesterase, protein MTTHLSEPTLRVKTRPNDANKAGDIFGGWLMSQIDIAGAIAAAKRAKGPVVTVAVKELKFLKPLFIYDIASFYTRIIGVGKTSLFIDVDVYAERYNGGVNETSNIKVSEARLIYVAVSKPGEKRLVPNE, encoded by the coding sequence ATGACTACTCATTTATCCGAACCGACGCTCCGTGTAAAAACAAGACCCAATGACGCTAATAAAGCCGGGGATATTTTTGGCGGATGGTTAATGTCTCAAATTGATATTGCAGGCGCTATTGCCGCCGCAAAACGTGCAAAGGGACCTGTCGTTACGGTTGCTGTCAAGGAGTTAAAATTCTTGAAGCCTTTATTTATATACGATATTGCCAGTTTTTATACTCGAATAATTGGCGTAGGAAAAACCTCGCTCTTTATCGACGTAGACGTTTATGCAGAACGCTATAATGGCGGTGTAAACGAAACCTCCAACATTAAAGTTTCGGAAGCACGCTTAATCTATGTGGCGGTATCAAAACCTGGAGAAAAACGTTTGGTTCCCAATGAATAA
- the minE gene encoding cell division topological specificity factor MinE, whose protein sequence is MSLLNYIFRSRQENSATQAKKRLQFILSHNCGKSNIDFQKLQQKISEAIINIIREDTSIDIDHNNVQVELEKTGDFSVLELNITLPNEEVA, encoded by the coding sequence ATGAGTTTATTAAATTATATTTTTAGAAGTCGACAAGAAAATAGCGCTACACAAGCAAAAAAGCGTCTACAATTTATTCTTTCCCACAATTGTGGGAAAAGTAATATTGATTTTCAAAAATTGCAGCAAAAAATCAGTGAGGCAATTATTAATATCATTCGAGAAGACACTTCAATTGATATTGATCACAATAATGTTCAAGTCGAACTTGAAAAAACAGGGGATTTTTCTGTATTAGAATTAAATATAACGTTGCCCAATGAAGAAGTGGCCTAG
- a CDS encoding AmpG family muropeptide MFS transporter, with the protein MSTNRFSKRNLFSTFLLGFSSGLPLALTSSTLQAWFTVTGASLLAIGSLALIGQPYIYKFLWAPLLDRWIPPLLGRRRGWIILLQFALIIAISMMAIAHPQTHTTMLITVAFLVAFLSASQDMAIDAYRTDVLKPSERGLGTMLYSWGYRTALLISGAVALALAEHIGWRNTYLLMAGLITIGLWGVWLGEEPQFLEHPPGTLRAAIIEPFRDFLSRKSAGLILLFILLYKFGDALSVSLTTPFLIRGLGFSLSTVAFVNKGIGFMATLLGLLVGGILMTRISLFRALLYFGILQTLAILTFLQLALVGHNYHWLVFTVSVDSFCNAMGSVALIALFMSLCNPRYTATQFALFTTFSSMGRVFVGPLAGLLVTYYSWPVFFVLSLAASLPGLVLLGYLRHHFNHPTSVSAVEKTA; encoded by the coding sequence ATGTCGACGAATAGGTTCAGTAAGCGTAATCTGTTTTCTACTTTCTTACTCGGATTTTCTTCTGGCCTCCCGCTCGCATTAACCTCAAGCACACTTCAAGCGTGGTTCACTGTAACCGGTGCTAGTTTACTGGCTATTGGCAGTTTAGCGCTCATTGGTCAGCCTTATATTTATAAATTTCTCTGGGCGCCTTTGCTTGACCGCTGGATCCCCCCTTTGTTAGGACGACGTCGGGGTTGGATTATTCTCCTCCAGTTTGCTTTGATTATAGCGATTTCCATGATGGCGATAGCCCATCCTCAAACGCATACGACAATGCTCATAACGGTTGCTTTTCTTGTTGCTTTTCTTTCGGCTTCACAGGATATGGCAATCGACGCCTATCGAACCGACGTCCTCAAACCCAGCGAACGCGGGTTAGGAACGATGCTCTACAGTTGGGGTTATCGAACCGCATTGTTAATATCCGGTGCGGTCGCCTTAGCGTTAGCCGAACATATTGGCTGGCGTAATACCTATTTATTGATGGCGGGATTAATCACTATTGGCCTTTGGGGGGTTTGGTTGGGTGAAGAACCTCAATTTTTAGAGCACCCCCCCGGTACTCTACGGGCTGCTATCATCGAGCCTTTCCGAGATTTTTTAAGTCGAAAATCCGCGGGATTAATTTTATTATTTATCTTACTCTATAAATTTGGTGATGCGCTCAGTGTTTCATTAACAACACCGTTTCTCATTCGGGGGTTAGGCTTTTCTTTAAGCACGGTGGCTTTTGTTAACAAAGGTATCGGATTTATGGCGACCTTGCTAGGACTCCTTGTCGGAGGGATTTTAATGACGCGTATTAGCTTATTTCGTGCGCTATTATATTTTGGCATTTTACAAACGTTAGCTATTTTGACGTTTCTTCAACTTGCACTCGTCGGGCATAATTATCATTGGCTCGTTTTTACCGTTTCCGTTGATAGCTTTTGTAACGCCATGGGAAGTGTCGCCCTCATTGCTTTATTTATGAGTTTATGCAATCCGCGTTATACTGCGACTCAGTTCGCTTTATTCACCACATTCTCCAGTATGGGACGTGTTTTCGTAGGTCCACTCGCTGGTCTTCTGGTGACTTATTACAGTTGGCCCGTTTTTTTTGTATTATCACTTGCCGCTTCTCTACCGGGCTTAGTGCTATTAGGGTACCTCCGTCACCATTTTAACCACCCTACGTCTGTATCTGCCGTCGAAAAAACAGCGTGA
- the recO gene encoding DNA repair protein RecO — protein MLNAPQLQAAYILHTRPYRDTSLLIDAFTAQHGRISLIAKGARGIRGKKSRFKGTLQAFVPLLLSWRGKTDLLSLINAEPHMFPLPPLTGPLLACGFYLNELLTYLLYRYDPYPELFHAYQTTLYRLFDNPMFALRLFEKKLLAELGYALSLNKESRTHQALLPHQFYQFIPSQGLVDCFNQSIPQQFIFSGASLLAMHHESWDTPSHLLDAKRLFRLALNYLLEGKTIRSRELFIPS, from the coding sequence ATGTTAAATGCCCCTCAACTACAAGCTGCTTATATTTTACACACGCGACCTTATCGAGATACCAGCTTATTAATCGATGCCTTTACCGCCCAACACGGGAGAATAAGCCTTATAGCAAAAGGCGCACGGGGAATACGCGGGAAAAAATCACGTTTTAAAGGTACATTACAAGCCTTTGTTCCTCTATTACTTTCCTGGCGTGGAAAAACGGATCTCCTGTCTTTAATCAATGCAGAACCCCATATGTTCCCTCTTCCACCACTTACGGGTCCGCTTTTAGCCTGTGGTTTTTATCTCAATGAACTATTAACCTATTTACTTTATCGTTATGATCCTTATCCAGAGTTATTCCACGCTTATCAAACCACATTATATCGTCTATTTGACAATCCCATGTTTGCTTTACGTTTATTTGAAAAAAAATTATTAGCTGAATTAGGTTATGCACTCTCTTTGAATAAAGAAAGCCGAACCCATCAAGCGCTTTTACCACACCAATTTTATCAATTCATTCCGAGTCAGGGTTTGGTTGACTGCTTCAATCAATCAATACCTCAGCAATTCATTTTTTCTGGCGCATCCCTTTTAGCGATGCATCATGAGTCCTGGGATACACCCAGCCATTTATTAGACGCAAAACGTTTATTCCGTCTCGCATTAAATTACCTGCTTGAAGGTAAAACAATTCGCAGCCGCGAATTATTCATCCCCTCCTAA
- the groES gene encoding co-chaperone GroES: MSVALEKPLVESLVPMNDRILVKRDDEEEKSVGGIVIPDTAKEKPVRGLVVAVGNGKRLKSGQIQALTIKVGDKIYFGKYSGTEIKLDGKEYLIMREDDVLALIND; the protein is encoded by the coding sequence ATGAGTGTAGCATTAGAAAAGCCTTTAGTTGAAAGTTTGGTGCCTATGAATGATCGCATTCTTGTCAAACGTGATGACGAAGAAGAGAAATCCGTAGGTGGTATTGTTATTCCCGATACTGCAAAAGAAAAACCAGTGCGGGGTCTCGTGGTCGCTGTAGGAAACGGTAAGCGTTTGAAATCAGGTCAAATCCAAGCGTTAACCATTAAAGTAGGCGATAAAATTTATTTTGGAAAATATAGCGGAACGGAAATCAAGCTTGATGGCAAAGAATATCTTATCATGCGTGAAGATGATGTCTTAGCATTAATCAACGATTAA
- the ubiG gene encoding bifunctional 2-polyprenyl-6-hydroxyphenol methylase/3-demethylubiquinol 3-O-methyltransferase UbiG, which translates to MLASNSDSAEINKFTALADQWWDVDGPCKPLHIINPLRLEFLETWQTLKGKKVIDVGCGGGIFAEAMAQRGAEVTGIDKSGALIDVAKKHAADNQLPIDYFSAEAESFATHQRESYDVVCCMELLEHVPCPLSLIQACSQLAKPNARIFFSTINRNPRAYFLAILGAEHLLKILPRGTHDYKKFIRPSELALAGRKAYLTLQKLQGIHYNPILQHYALSDDIRINYLAAFRKRA; encoded by the coding sequence ATGCTAGCTTCTAACAGCGACTCTGCAGAAATAAACAAGTTTACAGCGCTGGCCGATCAATGGTGGGACGTTGACGGGCCCTGTAAGCCACTCCATATTATCAATCCATTACGTTTAGAATTTTTGGAAACGTGGCAAACTTTAAAAGGGAAAAAGGTCATTGATGTGGGCTGTGGTGGAGGGATATTCGCTGAAGCGATGGCTCAACGAGGCGCAGAAGTTACCGGCATCGATAAAAGTGGTGCACTCATCGATGTTGCAAAAAAGCATGCGGCGGACAATCAGCTTCCCATTGATTATTTTTCAGCTGAAGCAGAATCCTTCGCGACCCATCAGCGTGAATCTTATGACGTTGTGTGCTGCATGGAACTCTTGGAGCATGTCCCTTGCCCCCTTTCGCTTATCCAGGCCTGTAGCCAGTTAGCCAAGCCCAATGCCCGTATTTTTTTTTCTACGATTAATCGTAATCCTCGCGCTTACTTTCTAGCAATACTCGGCGCAGAACACCTTCTCAAAATTTTACCTCGCGGAACACATGACTATAAAAAATTTATTCGGCCTTCCGAATTAGCGCTTGCAGGCCGAAAAGCTTATTTAACCTTGCAAAAATTGCAAGGCATCCATTATAACCCTATTCTCCAACATTACGCTTTAAGCGATGATATTCGCATCAATTATCTTGCGGCCTTTAGGAAACGAGCTTAA
- a CDS encoding HAD family hydrolase has protein sequence MPFLISAASKIKGILFDLDGTLLDTAADLAEALNQILRSQHSEPLPIETIRPFISSGIFGLLNLGLKIQATDPIFPVLRAQFLDYYRQHSCVHTQLFPGIEPLIHYLHEKKWPWGIVTNKSQFLTQHLIKKFPLLKKAHCIIAGDTLNYSKPHPEPLLHACQCINCSPKNCIYVGDAKRDIDAANAAGMFSLIALYGFIDPKEDRTQWAASGEISSPFEMIEYLSQIQQEKINRSFE, from the coding sequence ATGCCATTTTTAATTTCAGCCGCGTCAAAAATAAAAGGAATCCTTTTTGATCTGGATGGTACTTTATTAGATACAGCCGCTGATTTAGCTGAAGCGTTGAATCAGATTTTACGATCGCAACACAGTGAACCCTTACCCATTGAGACGATTAGACCTTTCATCTCTTCGGGCATTTTCGGTTTATTAAATTTAGGATTAAAAATTCAAGCAACGGATCCTATTTTTCCTGTTTTACGCGCTCAGTTTCTTGATTATTACCGTCAACATAGTTGTGTACACACCCAATTATTTCCGGGAATCGAACCTTTAATTCATTACCTGCACGAAAAAAAATGGCCCTGGGGCATTGTGACTAATAAATCTCAATTTTTGACTCAGCATTTAATAAAAAAGTTTCCTTTATTAAAGAAAGCGCACTGTATCATTGCTGGAGATACACTGAACTATAGCAAACCTCATCCCGAGCCCCTCTTGCATGCGTGTCAATGTATTAACTGCTCGCCAAAAAATTGTATTTATGTCGGTGACGCTAAACGTGATATTGACGCCGCCAATGCGGCAGGAATGTTTAGCCTCATTGCACTGTATGGTTTTATTGACCCTAAAGAGGATAGGACTCAGTGGGCCGCTTCCGGAGAGATTTCCTCGCCATTTGAAATGATTGAATATTTAAGTCAGATTCAACAGGAAAAAATAAATCGGTCGTTTGAATAA
- a CDS encoding NAD-glutamate dehydrogenase, protein MNNLANRVYKSIIDKILKFALQKIPQEQSELFTVFAKQYYAHTDLETLENRSEENLAAALVSHWNLIYQRLPGQAKIHVYNPSLEKEGWESKYSIVQIVAEDKPFLVDSTRMEINRQGFNIYFNIHFGNIKLRRDQQGKVVEVLPCDAIADKQTEALIYLEIDKETNTEALNKLAKKLGKVLEQVCLVVNDWPEMRARMQNCLKELEHNSPPYDLEDVKESRDFLVWLLNDHFTFLGCRDYFLSKDHKTLRMVKKSGLGVLRDETRSKEEKLLTELPPEARRLAFSPQVLVISKTNSKSRVHRSVYADYIGVKCFNEQGELIGERRFIGLYTSTVYHSDPRSIPLIRRKIQLILQNSKLPLKGHAGKALLDILSSLPRDDLFQASVKELTQLALGILYIQDQRTVRLFVRQDNYRRFISCLVYLPKEQLNTDLQRQMEKILVREFSGIEIGFSTLFGDSNLARIHFLIRTDPKKELTYDVKKIEKQLVEVTRSWKEELRQALIDYYGEQEGVRLFQKYRYAFPSGYRDTFSVITAVHDIAQIEKISLEHPLEMNFYPSENEKGVPLRFKLFQVGKPIILSDALPVLENMGLCVIDEWPQEITLPDGHRVWINDFGVKPVNIDDVDVSQVKEIFQDAFSKIWSEEVENDGFNRLILAGQLTWREVSVLRAYTKYLRQIGVPFSQAYVEKVVSRNAGIAKILVKLFKYYFDPKRQNESGSMIASLEKSLQSALDAVVRLDEDRILRNLFEVIRATLRTNYYQTDSENNPKPWLAIKLNPSQIMDLPLPRPMYEIFVYSPRVEAVHLRAAKVARGGIRWSDRREDFRTEILGLMKAQQVKNAVIVPAGAKGGFVCKQLYENADREAVMKEVISCYQTFMRGLLDLTDNLKNNSIIHPENVVRYDEDDPYLVVAADKGTASFSDIANAIAAEYNFWLGDAFASGGSVGYDHKKMGITARGAWESVRRHCRALGLNPDKDDFTVVGIGDMSGDVFGNGMLLSRHIKLVAAFNHLHIFIDPNPCPEKSFEERKRLFHLPRSTWKDYNAHLLSKGGGIFLRSQKSIVLSSEIKKLLDIHQDSIAPDGLIRALLKANVDLLWNGGIGTYVKASNERNADVGDRTNDNLRIDAKELRCRIVAEGGNLGLTQLGRVEYALNGGLIYTDFIDNSAGVDCSDHEVNCKILLNAVVTAGEMSFEERNTLLAEMTDEIAKLVLYDNYCQTRTISLAAMHAQQELEFHRRYIQELEQHGKLNRALEFLPDEKALLERKAMGKGLTSPEIAVLLAYTKMWVKTELLEEHSLEEDYLKRVLESAFPKPLRGRFSQFMQHHSLRREIIATKISNAMVNDMGITFVFRLKTEIGADIASIARAYAVAHHVFSFSELLGLAENLNDEVTPVTRYAIMRQFNRLIRRATRWFIYNYKEQLIDILGMVDRFRPSVIALSKNLPHLLCGEEKEQWERHIQGLVEAGISESIAKRIANVDHEYALLDVIDAAQKNNLALQDVATLYFMVGERFSFTWLRSQIMKITIETLWDNLARVILLEDLDKQQRRLTVIILQCVIDKQGNNEICLEQWEADNHDLIKRWEQFLADLRSTGELKLMMFSVVIRELVSMVNVSNASILH, encoded by the coding sequence ATGAACAACCTAGCTAACCGTGTTTATAAATCGATTATCGATAAAATTTTAAAGTTTGCGTTACAAAAAATACCTCAGGAACAATCTGAATTATTTACAGTGTTTGCGAAGCAGTATTACGCCCATACGGATTTAGAAACATTAGAAAATCGCTCTGAAGAAAATCTTGCGGCGGCACTGGTTTCTCATTGGAATCTTATTTACCAACGGTTGCCGGGCCAGGCCAAAATTCATGTCTATAATCCGAGTCTTGAGAAAGAAGGCTGGGAAAGCAAATATAGTATTGTACAAATTGTCGCTGAGGATAAACCTTTTTTAGTTGATTCCACACGTATGGAGATCAATCGGCAAGGCTTTAATATTTATTTCAATATTCACTTTGGTAATATCAAATTACGCCGTGATCAACAGGGAAAAGTAGTCGAAGTTTTACCCTGCGATGCAATAGCGGATAAGCAAACCGAAGCTTTAATTTACTTGGAAATTGATAAAGAAACAAATACTGAAGCCCTCAATAAGCTTGCTAAAAAATTGGGAAAAGTATTAGAACAGGTTTGTTTAGTGGTCAATGATTGGCCTGAAATGCGAGCGCGAATGCAGAATTGTTTAAAGGAATTAGAACATAATTCGCCGCCTTATGACCTCGAAGATGTCAAAGAATCAAGAGATTTTCTGGTTTGGTTGTTAAATGATCATTTTACTTTTTTAGGTTGTCGCGATTACTTTTTGAGTAAAGATCATAAAACGTTGCGTATGGTCAAAAAATCAGGATTAGGTGTATTAAGAGATGAAACCCGAAGTAAAGAAGAAAAACTTTTAACAGAGTTACCACCCGAAGCACGTCGTCTTGCTTTTTCTCCGCAAGTGCTTGTTATTTCTAAAACAAATAGTAAATCCAGGGTCCATCGATCAGTTTATGCGGATTATATTGGCGTAAAATGTTTTAACGAGCAAGGTGAACTCATTGGGGAAAGACGTTTTATTGGTCTTTACACATCAACCGTTTATCATAGCGATCCCCGTAGCATCCCACTGATACGACGTAAGATACAATTAATTTTACAAAATTCAAAACTTCCTTTAAAAGGCCATGCAGGAAAAGCGTTGCTGGATATTCTTTCGAGTTTACCACGCGATGATTTATTTCAAGCTTCCGTCAAAGAATTAACACAACTTGCATTAGGTATTTTGTATATTCAAGATCAAAGAACGGTTCGTTTATTCGTGAGACAGGACAATTATCGACGTTTTATTTCATGTTTAGTTTATCTTCCAAAAGAACAATTAAACACAGATTTACAACGCCAGATGGAAAAAATTTTGGTACGCGAATTTTCAGGCATAGAAATTGGATTTTCAACATTATTTGGAGATTCTAACCTTGCCCGTATCCATTTTTTAATTCGAACGGATCCTAAAAAAGAATTGACGTACGATGTGAAAAAAATTGAAAAACAACTTGTTGAAGTCACGCGATCATGGAAAGAAGAATTGCGTCAAGCGTTGATTGATTATTATGGTGAGCAGGAAGGTGTGCGTCTCTTTCAAAAATATAGATATGCTTTTCCAAGCGGTTATAGAGATACATTTTCTGTGATTACGGCCGTGCATGATATCGCGCAAATCGAAAAAATTTCTCTCGAGCATCCCTTAGAGATGAATTTTTATCCTTCTGAAAATGAGAAGGGGGTTCCATTAAGATTTAAATTATTTCAGGTCGGTAAACCTATTATTCTCTCTGATGCACTGCCCGTATTAGAAAATATGGGATTGTGTGTTATTGATGAATGGCCACAAGAGATTACATTGCCCGATGGCCATCGGGTTTGGATTAATGATTTTGGCGTTAAACCCGTCAACATTGATGATGTTGATGTTTCACAAGTAAAAGAAATTTTTCAAGACGCTTTTAGCAAGATATGGTCTGAAGAAGTCGAAAACGATGGTTTTAACCGCTTAATATTGGCCGGTCAGTTAACCTGGCGCGAAGTTTCTGTATTAAGGGCCTATACCAAGTATCTTCGTCAGATCGGAGTACCGTTTAGCCAGGCGTATGTTGAAAAGGTTGTCTCGCGAAATGCAGGGATTGCTAAAATTTTAGTGAAGCTCTTTAAATATTATTTTGATCCGAAACGTCAAAATGAATCGGGTAGCATGATAGCAAGCCTGGAAAAAAGCTTACAATCTGCACTCGATGCAGTCGTTCGTTTGGATGAAGATCGTATTTTGCGCAATTTATTTGAAGTCATTCGAGCGACTTTGCGAACGAATTATTATCAAACTGATTCTGAAAACAATCCAAAACCGTGGTTAGCCATTAAATTAAACCCCAGTCAAATTATGGATCTACCGTTGCCTAGACCGATGTATGAGATTTTCGTTTATTCGCCGCGTGTTGAAGCCGTTCATCTAAGAGCTGCGAAGGTAGCCCGTGGTGGTATTCGTTGGTCTGACAGAAGAGAAGATTTTCGGACAGAAATATTAGGTTTGATGAAGGCACAGCAGGTCAAGAATGCGGTGATAGTGCCTGCCGGTGCTAAAGGTGGTTTTGTTTGTAAGCAGCTCTATGAAAATGCTGATCGCGAAGCAGTGATGAAGGAAGTGATTTCGTGTTATCAAACGTTTATGCGAGGCTTGTTAGATTTAACGGATAATTTGAAAAATAATAGCATTATACATCCTGAAAACGTAGTACGTTACGACGAGGACGATCCTTATTTAGTGGTTGCGGCAGACAAAGGTACAGCAAGTTTCTCAGATATCGCCAATGCTATCGCAGCGGAATACAATTTTTGGTTGGGTGACGCCTTTGCTTCGGGTGGAAGCGTGGGTTACGATCATAAAAAAATGGGAATTACGGCTCGGGGGGCATGGGAATCGGTTAGAAGACATTGTAGAGCCCTTGGATTAAATCCGGATAAAGATGATTTTACGGTGGTGGGTATTGGTGATATGTCAGGCGATGTTTTTGGTAATGGAATGTTACTATCGCGTCATATTAAGCTTGTTGCCGCATTTAATCACCTGCACATCTTTATTGATCCCAATCCCTGTCCAGAAAAAAGTTTCGAAGAACGAAAGCGTTTATTTCATTTACCTCGTTCTACATGGAAAGATTACAATGCTCATTTGCTTTCTAAAGGAGGGGGAATTTTCCTACGCTCACAAAAATCGATTGTCTTATCGAGTGAAATTAAAAAATTATTAGATATTCATCAAGATTCTATAGCGCCCGATGGATTAATTCGAGCACTATTAAAAGCAAATGTCGATTTACTGTGGAACGGAGGGATTGGCACGTATGTGAAAGCGTCCAATGAACGAAATGCCGACGTAGGCGATAGAACCAATGATAATTTACGGATTGACGCGAAAGAATTGCGTTGTCGTATTGTCGCTGAGGGGGGTAATCTTGGTCTAACGCAGTTGGGTCGAGTCGAATATGCTTTAAATGGCGGATTAATTTATACCGACTTTATTGATAATTCTGCAGGTGTTGATTGTTCTGATCATGAAGTCAATTGTAAAATTTTATTAAATGCCGTTGTTACTGCCGGTGAAATGAGTTTCGAAGAACGAAATACGTTATTAGCGGAAATGACCGATGAGATTGCTAAACTGGTTCTTTATGACAATTATTGTCAAACGCGTACGATTAGTTTAGCGGCCATGCATGCTCAGCAAGAATTGGAATTTCATCGTCGTTACATTCAAGAACTTGAGCAGCATGGTAAACTCAATCGTGCTTTAGAGTTTCTTCCGGATGAAAAAGCCTTATTAGAGAGAAAGGCAATGGGTAAAGGGCTTACCAGCCCTGAAATTGCTGTATTACTTGCTTATACCAAAATGTGGGTAAAAACAGAATTACTCGAAGAACATTCCTTAGAGGAAGATTATTTAAAACGCGTTTTAGAATCTGCATTTCCAAAACCACTACGGGGCCGTTTTTCTCAATTTATGCAACACCATAGCTTGCGACGTGAAATTATTGCAACGAAAATAAGTAATGCGATGGTCAATGATATGGGCATTACCTTTGTTTTTCGTTTAAAAACCGAAATTGGCGCTGATATTGCTTCTATTGCGCGTGCTTATGCGGTTGCTCATCATGTGTTTAGTTTTTCTGAATTGCTTGGGTTGGCAGAAAATTTAAATGATGAGGTTACGCCCGTTACACGGTATGCCATTATGCGTCAATTTAATCGGTTGATACGACGTGCAACGCGATGGTTTATTTATAATTACAAAGAGCAGTTAATTGATATTTTAGGAATGGTTGACAGGTTTAGGCCGTCGGTTATTGCTTTAAGTAAAAATTTACCTCATTTACTCTGTGGCGAAGAAAAAGAACAGTGGGAAAGACATATTCAAGGACTTGTTGAAGCAGGCATCTCTGAAAGTATAGCCAAACGTATTGCGAATGTTGATCACGAATATGCTTTATTAGATGTCATCGATGCTGCACAAAAAAATAATTTGGCGTTGCAAGACGTGGCTACGCTCTATTTTATGGTGGGTGAGCGATTTAGTTTTACGTGGTTACGATCTCAAATTATGAAAATAACGATAGAAACATTATGGGATAAT
- the minD gene encoding septum site-determining protein MinD, with translation MAEVIVITSGKGGVGKTTSSAAMAAGLASRGFKTVVIDFDIGLRNLDLIMGCERRVVFDFVNVIRGEANIKQALIKDKRLENLSILPASQTRDKDALTQEGVEKVLEELKKEFDYILCDSPAGIERGATLAMYFADTAIVVSNPEISSVRDSDRMLGILDSKSRRAELGLESVKQYLLLTRYSLTRVEKGDMLSVDDVLDVLSIPLLSVVPESQAVLRASNAGVPVTLNGESDAHQAYADAVSRLLGEEIPFKFTKVEKKSLLRRLFGREEIAT, from the coding sequence TTGGCTGAAGTTATTGTTATTACATCTGGAAAAGGCGGGGTTGGTAAAACGACAAGTAGTGCTGCAATGGCAGCAGGTCTTGCTTCCCGCGGATTTAAAACAGTGGTTATTGATTTTGACATTGGTTTACGCAATCTTGATTTAATTATGGGGTGTGAACGGCGTGTTGTTTTTGACTTTGTCAATGTGATTCGCGGCGAGGCGAATATTAAGCAAGCGTTAATTAAAGATAAAAGACTCGAAAATCTTTCTATTCTTCCGGCTTCACAAACACGGGATAAAGATGCTTTAACCCAAGAGGGTGTGGAAAAAGTTTTAGAAGAACTTAAAAAAGAATTTGATTATATTCTTTGCGATTCTCCGGCTGGAATAGAACGCGGTGCAACATTAGCGATGTATTTTGCAGATACAGCTATCGTGGTGAGTAATCCAGAAATCTCTTCGGTCAGAGATTCCGATAGAATGCTCGGTATTTTAGATAGTAAATCTCGACGCGCTGAACTGGGTTTGGAATCTGTTAAACAATACTTATTATTAACGCGCTATTCGTTAACCCGTGTAGAAAAGGGGGATATGCTGAGTGTGGATGATGTATTGGATGTTTTATCTATCCCTTTATTGAGTGTTGTCCCAGAATCACAAGCCGTCTTGCGTGCCTCTAATGCGGGAGTACCTGTGACATTGAATGGAGAAAGTGATGCACATCAGGCTTATGCAGATGCCGTTTCTCGTTTATTAGGGGAGGAAATCCCGTTTAAATTTACAAAAGTAGAAAAGAAAAGTTTACTCCGTCGTCTCTTTGGTCGTGAGGAGATAGCGACATGA